A part of Periophthalmus magnuspinnatus isolate fPerMag1 chromosome 19, fPerMag1.2.pri, whole genome shotgun sequence genomic DNA contains:
- the LOC117387681 gene encoding breast cancer type 1 susceptibility protein homolog isoform X1, producing the protein MKRHDSPKAADVKKGISVLWETLQCPICLELMTAPVSTKCDHQFCKFCMMKLLDNSKQNRANCPVCKARVTRRSLQESPGFQKLVAGLQDMIQAYEYDTGTNYFTGQLLPKHRAVVTDGVLQTYIRTNEDPVELKNLDTSSEDVPKSQSSTIKAQNGFARLMGLEDSSLLTTENEGLDSGLGGPPAASEKKLSVTTDILELISTENQASENAQPTNKTRVLIKSSDLPPLILEEENAENNEEHDDGEQPLKKSRKKGKTCSGPDKILKQRQKKGVEKVREWLMNVPNKEDIELGKLDKETQYLDDSDSLSSSSTIDLKEHNYESFLNEKGGVTKALEDQVFGAIYKRGKKRNGKEISPPPDILTHLHSNSAIQQQEIRAINKSDTKKEPELVDLADDNSEIFKEAVPMDTEVHNELLGDKQLQQEFNELHDVNNECKEKKASPLHKTGSHKRRGNSRKKMCNELEQVDIDLQEQAKTQTENGRQTKTNKKKGRQSKSTKVQSGRVTKPLDLVEVQNGETALMEEPKPKLESDQVQVHIENYSSSEEQEASLVKTTRRSRRLQSFMEEIRVSKKKSHLNVTKSHQGKTSEKVEVVLAKNNVSPKRGKTNGCIYAEDLGGIEKMGSYESPIILKQTQPLQEVSNEEILSQGVCCEPVVQISPKTPGEDVNTVQESNIQTDPNNIQLESMECNDTMIQMEEDKSDSDVDTEQLLKSFKSTKRKSFHLEAPNIKRNCSLDERDAQNSEDADFNLKKQAVEIEKIQDAFYNHSTSLFSDVIPPSPTVAQNEAQEGFDMSDKPISDNCPNSSTSGALTPNTVSKLEMPSSHLSVIPQIVDSGLQFTAGNLSDSVVSKKQSTNKPLKCSLISESQCSKAEENSISLLDPSTAKNPSPSTMSQCLFNANYSLSPDGLLTHNQGSSSTQSSVPNNPRRRRSRRLESSPELDSSGSKEELQSLAQILKSNSSCRKKSQQEKVPSKEINKGLTVEGDQGNHPPPCPSPDYVNSSQASVDLFGTPEESGDALVNNAVTSVEMSQLSSEVLVTQQKVEMQKELVRLEKLMALVSEVLHEKENGPEIGTEQNAPEPEKPQPSNEDIGQDSENNGPPSSGRSTRKRPSGVKVATKSSVAKHDPSIDTANKDLGVAAAKSVATSSSTKSHKTHESPSEDKENTPNDTRKPKMVLVSSGLEPSEQIMVKKFAKRIGSCVVSQVTPDVTHIIMHTDELLVCERTLKYFLGIAGRKWVVSFQWISECFKQKKLLDESIFEVKGDVVNGHNHQGPMRARTTDDDNLLMKGYKICFQGPFTDMTTDEMEWMVELCGATVVNDPSVLDGKQKSHQLVVVQSGSDVSASKYNSLSRVATVVTRGWLLDSISTYTIQNCKNYTI; encoded by the exons atgaaaagacaCGACAGCCCGAAGGCAGCAGATGTCAAGAAAGGAATTTCTGTTCTTTGGGAAACTTTGCAGTGTCCTATATG TCTGGAATTAATGACAGCTCCTGTATCTACAAAATGCGACCATCAGTTCTGCAA attttgtatGATGAAACTTTTGGACAATTCCAAGCAAAACAGGGCAAATTGCCCTGTGTGCAAAGCCAGAGTAACCAGAAG GAGCTTGCAAGAGAGCCCGGGTTTCCAAAAACTTGTTGCAGGTTTGCAGGACATGATACAGGCATATGAATATGATACTGGGACTAACT ATTTTACTGGACAATTACTACCCAAACATCGAGCAGT TGTCACAGATGGGGTACTACAGACATATATTAGGACAAATGAGGATCCAGTGGAACTTAAAAATCTGGATACTAGTAGCGAAGATGTCCCAAAATCTCAGTCTTCAACCATAAAAG CTCAAAATGGATTTGCCAGACTTATGGGACTTGAAGACTCAAGCCTATTGACAACTGAAAATGAGGGACTGGACAGTGGACTTGGGGGGCCTCCTGCAGCATCAGAGAAAAAACTAAGTGTTACCACAGACATCCTCGAGCTAATATCAACAGAAAACCAAGCTAGCGAAAATGCACAACCCACAAACAAAACTAGAGTCCTTATAAAGTCCTCCGATCTGCCCCCATTGATACTGGAGGAAGAGAATGCGGAAAACAACGAAGAACATGATGATGGAGAGCAGCCTTTGAAAAAGTctagaaaaaaaggtaaaacatgTTCTGGGCCAGATAAGATACTCAAGCAGAGGCAAAAGAAAGGAGTGGAAAAGGTGAGAGAGTGGCTTATGAATGTCCCGAATAAGGAAGATATTGAGTTGGGCAAGCTAGACAAGGAGACACAGTATTTAGACGACTCCGatagtctttcttcttcttcaaccATAGATCTCAAGGAACACAACTATGAGAGCTTTTTGAATGAAAAGGGTGGAGTGACAAAAGCCCTTGAAGATCAGGTGTTTGGTGCAATCTACAAAAGAGGGaagaaaagaaatgggaaaGAAATCTCTCCACCTCCTGATATTTTAACTCACCTCCACTCAAACAGTGCAATACAGCAACAAGAGATCAGagcaataaacaaaagtgacaccaaaaaggagcctgagcttgtagACCTTGCAGATGACAACAGTGAAATTTTCAAAGAGGCGGTACCGATGGATACAGAAGTCCATAATGAATTACTTGGCGACAAACAACTGCAgcaagagtttaatgagttacATGATGTCAACAAtgaatgtaaagaaaaaaaagcttctCCTTTACATAAAACTGGAAGTCATAAAAGGAGAGGAAATTcaaggaaaaaaatgtgtaatgaaTTGGAGCAAGTTGATATTGATCTACAAGAACAGGCAaaaactcaaacagaaaatggcaGGCAGACGAAAACGAATAAGAAAAAAGGAAGGCAGTCAAAGTCAACTAAAGTCCAGTCTGGTCGAGTCACAAAACCTCTTGATTTAGTTGAAGTTCAAAATGGTGAGACTGCTCTGATGGAAGAACCGAAACCTAAGCTGGAATCAGATCAAGTTCAGGTCCATATTGAGAATTATTCAAGCAGTGAGGAACAAGAGGCCTCCTTGGTAAAGACCACTAGGAGAAGTAGGAGACTTCAAAGCTTTATGGAGGAGATTAGAGTaagtaaaaagaaaagtcaCTTAAACGTCACCAAATCTCACCAAGGAAAAACTTCTGAGAAGGTTGAGGTTGTATTGGCAAAGAATAATGTGTCTCCAAAACGTGGTAAGACAAATGGTTGTATTTATGCTGAAGATTTGGGAGGAATAGAAAAAATGGGCTCTTATGAGAGTCCAATCATTTTGAAACAAACGCAACCTCTTCAAGAAGTCTCAAATGAGGAAATACTGTCTCAGGGTGTCTGTTGTGAACCGGTTGTACAAATTTCTCCAAAAACTCCAGGGGAAGATGTCAATACTGTTCAGGAAAGCAACATTCAAACTGATCCAAACAATATTCAGTTGGAGTCGATGGAATGTAATGATACAATGATACAAATGGAGGAGGACAAGAGCGACAGTGATGTAGACACTGAACAACTTCTCAAGAGTTTCAAATCCACTAAAAGGAAATCATTTCATCTGGAAGCACCAAATATTAAAAGAAATTGTAGCTTAGatgagagagatgcacagaatTCTGAAGATgctgattttaatttgaaaaaacagGCTGTAGAAATTGAAAAGATCCAAGATGCATTTTACAACCATTCCACTTCGCTGTTTAGTGATGTGATACCACCATCTCCCACAGTTGCACAAAACGAAGCACAAGAAGGATTTGACATGTCCGATAAGCCTATTTCGGATAACTGTCCCAATAGTTCTACCAGTGGCGCTCTTACTCCAAATACAGTTTCAAAATTGGAAATGCCAAGTTCTCATCTGTCGGTCATCCCTCAAATAGTCGACTCTGGGCTTCAGTTTACAGCTGGAAATTTGTCTGACAGTGTAGTCTCGAAGAAGCAATCAACAAATAAACCTTTAAAATGCTCTCTTATCTCAGAGAGTCAATGTTCCAAAGCTGAAGAGAACAGCATTTCCTTGTTGGATCCATCAACTGCTAAAAATCCATCTCCCAGCACCATGtcacaatgtttatttaatgcaaatTATTCCTTAAGCCCTGATGGCCTCTTAACACACAACCAGGGCAGCAGCAGCACCCAGTCTTCTGTCCCTAACAACccgaggagaagaagaagccgGAGATTGGAGTCTTCACCTGAGCTTGATAGCAGTGGATCAAAAGAAGAATTGCAGAGTTTAGCCCAAATCCTAAAATCCAATTCAAGTTGTCGGAAAAAGAGTCAGCAGGAAAAAGTACCCtccaaagaaataaataaaggtttaacAGTTGAGGGCGACCAAGGTAACCACCCACCACCATGTCCCAGCCCAGACTATGTGAACTCGAGTCAGGCGTCAGTTGACTTATTTGGCACACCAGAAGAAT CAGGTGATGCTCTGGTGAATAACGCAGTTACCTCAGTAGAGATGTCACAGCTGTCAAGTGAGGTTTTGGTAACACag CAAAAGGTGGAAATGCAGAAGGAGCTGGTAAGGCTGGAGAAGTTGATGGCGCTGGTGTCTGAGGTGCTCCATGAGAAAGAGAATGGTCCAGAAATCGGCACAGAGCAAAATG CCCCAGAGCCTGAAAAACCACAACCATCTAATGAAGATATAGGACAAGACTCTGAAAA TAATGGTCCTCCAAGTTCAGGTCGAAGCACCCGGAAGCGACCATCTGGGGTCAAAGTTGCCACTAAGTCCAGTGTAGCAAAACATGACCCCTCAATAGATACTG CAAACAAAGATCTGGGTGTTGCTGCTGCAAAGTCAGTTGCCACATCCAGTTCAACCAAAAGTCATAAAACACACGAGTCTCCATCTGAAGACAAAGAAAACACTCCGAATGACACAAGGAAACCCAAAATGGTGCTGGTGTCATCTGGACTGGAGCCCAGTGAACAg aTAATGGTGAAAAAGTTTGCAAAGAGAATAGGTTCCTGTGTGGTTTCCCAGGTGACCCCAGATGTTACTCACATCATAATGCACACAG ATGAGCTGCTGGTTTGTGAGCGCACACTAAAATACTTCCTCGGCATCGCTGGACGAAAGTGGGTCGTAAGCTTTCAGT GGATTTCTGAGTGCTTCAAACAAAAGAAGCTGTTGGATGAG agcatttttgaagTCAAGGGTGATGTAGTGAACGGTCACAACCACCAGGGGCCCATGCGAGCACGCACCACAGATGATGACAAT CTGTTGATGAAAGGATACAAGATCTGCTTTCAAGGGCCTTTTACGGACATGACCACAG ATGAAATGGAGTGGATggtggagctgtgtggagccACTGTAGTGAACGATCCATCTGTCCTGGATGGGAAACAG AAATCTCATCAGCTGGTCGTTGTGCAGAGCGGATCAGATGTTTCTGCATCTAAATACAACA GTCTCTCCAGAGTGGCTACAGTGGTGACTCGCGGTTGGCTCTTGGATTCAATATCAACGTACacaatacaaaactgtaaaaactaCACAATTTAA
- the LOC117387681 gene encoding breast cancer type 1 susceptibility protein homolog isoform X2 produces the protein MKRHDSPKAADVKKGISVLWETLQCPICLELMTAPVSTKCDHQFCKFCMMKLLDNSKQNRANCPVCKARVTRRSLQESPGFQKLVAGLQDMIQAYEYDTGTNYFTGQLLPKHRAVVTDGVLQTYIRTNEDPVELKNLDTSSEDVPKSQSSTIKAQNGFARLMGLEDSSLLTTENEGLDSGLGGPPAASEKKLSVTTDILELISTENQASENAQPTNKTRVLIKSSDLPPLILEEENAENNEEHDDGEQPLKKSRKKGKTCSGPDKILKQRQKKGVEKVREWLMNVPNKEDIELGKLDKETQYLDDSDSLSSSSTIDLKEHNYESFLNEKGGVTKALEDQVFGAIYKRGKKRNGKEISPPPDILTHLHSNSAIQQQEIRAINKSDTKKEPELVDLADDNSEIFKEAVPMDTEVHNELLGDKQLQQEFNELHDVNNECKEKKASPLHKTGSHKRRGNSRKKMCNELEQVDIDLQEQAKTQTENGRQTKTNKKKGRQSKSTKVQSGRVTKPLDLVEVQNGETALMEEPKPKLESDQVQVHIENYSSSEEQEASLVKTTRRSRRLQSFMEEIRVSKKKSHLNVTKSHQGKTSEKVEVVLAKNNVSPKRGKTNGCIYAEDLGGIEKMGSYESPIILKQTQPLQEVSNEEILSQGVCCEPVVQISPKTPGEDVNTVQESNIQTDPNNIQLESMECNDTMIQMEEDKSDSDVDTEQLLKSFKSTKRKSFHLEAPNIKRNCSLDERDAQNSEDADFNLKKQAVEIEKIQDAFYNHSTSLFSDVIPPSPTVAQNEAQEGFDMSDKPISDNCPNSSTSGALTPNTVSKLEMPSSHLSVIPQIVDSGLQFTAGNLSDSVVSKKQSTNKPLKCSLISESQCSKAEENSISLLDPSTAKNPSPSTMSQCLFNANYSLSPDGLLTHNQGSSSTQSSVPNNPRRRRSRRLESSPELDSSGSKEELQSLAQILKSNSSCRKKSQQEKVPSKEINKGLTVEGDQGNHPPPCPSPDYVNSSQASVDLFGTPEECDALVNNAVTSVEMSQLSSEVLVTQQKVEMQKELVRLEKLMALVSEVLHEKENGPEIGTEQNAPEPEKPQPSNEDIGQDSENNGPPSSGRSTRKRPSGVKVATKSSVAKHDPSIDTANKDLGVAAAKSVATSSSTKSHKTHESPSEDKENTPNDTRKPKMVLVSSGLEPSEQIMVKKFAKRIGSCVVSQVTPDVTHIIMHTDELLVCERTLKYFLGIAGRKWVVSFQWISECFKQKKLLDESIFEVKGDVVNGHNHQGPMRARTTDDDNLLMKGYKICFQGPFTDMTTDEMEWMVELCGATVVNDPSVLDGKQKSHQLVVVQSGSDVSASKYNSLSRVATVVTRGWLLDSISTYTIQNCKNYTI, from the exons atgaaaagacaCGACAGCCCGAAGGCAGCAGATGTCAAGAAAGGAATTTCTGTTCTTTGGGAAACTTTGCAGTGTCCTATATG TCTGGAATTAATGACAGCTCCTGTATCTACAAAATGCGACCATCAGTTCTGCAA attttgtatGATGAAACTTTTGGACAATTCCAAGCAAAACAGGGCAAATTGCCCTGTGTGCAAAGCCAGAGTAACCAGAAG GAGCTTGCAAGAGAGCCCGGGTTTCCAAAAACTTGTTGCAGGTTTGCAGGACATGATACAGGCATATGAATATGATACTGGGACTAACT ATTTTACTGGACAATTACTACCCAAACATCGAGCAGT TGTCACAGATGGGGTACTACAGACATATATTAGGACAAATGAGGATCCAGTGGAACTTAAAAATCTGGATACTAGTAGCGAAGATGTCCCAAAATCTCAGTCTTCAACCATAAAAG CTCAAAATGGATTTGCCAGACTTATGGGACTTGAAGACTCAAGCCTATTGACAACTGAAAATGAGGGACTGGACAGTGGACTTGGGGGGCCTCCTGCAGCATCAGAGAAAAAACTAAGTGTTACCACAGACATCCTCGAGCTAATATCAACAGAAAACCAAGCTAGCGAAAATGCACAACCCACAAACAAAACTAGAGTCCTTATAAAGTCCTCCGATCTGCCCCCATTGATACTGGAGGAAGAGAATGCGGAAAACAACGAAGAACATGATGATGGAGAGCAGCCTTTGAAAAAGTctagaaaaaaaggtaaaacatgTTCTGGGCCAGATAAGATACTCAAGCAGAGGCAAAAGAAAGGAGTGGAAAAGGTGAGAGAGTGGCTTATGAATGTCCCGAATAAGGAAGATATTGAGTTGGGCAAGCTAGACAAGGAGACACAGTATTTAGACGACTCCGatagtctttcttcttcttcaaccATAGATCTCAAGGAACACAACTATGAGAGCTTTTTGAATGAAAAGGGTGGAGTGACAAAAGCCCTTGAAGATCAGGTGTTTGGTGCAATCTACAAAAGAGGGaagaaaagaaatgggaaaGAAATCTCTCCACCTCCTGATATTTTAACTCACCTCCACTCAAACAGTGCAATACAGCAACAAGAGATCAGagcaataaacaaaagtgacaccaaaaaggagcctgagcttgtagACCTTGCAGATGACAACAGTGAAATTTTCAAAGAGGCGGTACCGATGGATACAGAAGTCCATAATGAATTACTTGGCGACAAACAACTGCAgcaagagtttaatgagttacATGATGTCAACAAtgaatgtaaagaaaaaaaagcttctCCTTTACATAAAACTGGAAGTCATAAAAGGAGAGGAAATTcaaggaaaaaaatgtgtaatgaaTTGGAGCAAGTTGATATTGATCTACAAGAACAGGCAaaaactcaaacagaaaatggcaGGCAGACGAAAACGAATAAGAAAAAAGGAAGGCAGTCAAAGTCAACTAAAGTCCAGTCTGGTCGAGTCACAAAACCTCTTGATTTAGTTGAAGTTCAAAATGGTGAGACTGCTCTGATGGAAGAACCGAAACCTAAGCTGGAATCAGATCAAGTTCAGGTCCATATTGAGAATTATTCAAGCAGTGAGGAACAAGAGGCCTCCTTGGTAAAGACCACTAGGAGAAGTAGGAGACTTCAAAGCTTTATGGAGGAGATTAGAGTaagtaaaaagaaaagtcaCTTAAACGTCACCAAATCTCACCAAGGAAAAACTTCTGAGAAGGTTGAGGTTGTATTGGCAAAGAATAATGTGTCTCCAAAACGTGGTAAGACAAATGGTTGTATTTATGCTGAAGATTTGGGAGGAATAGAAAAAATGGGCTCTTATGAGAGTCCAATCATTTTGAAACAAACGCAACCTCTTCAAGAAGTCTCAAATGAGGAAATACTGTCTCAGGGTGTCTGTTGTGAACCGGTTGTACAAATTTCTCCAAAAACTCCAGGGGAAGATGTCAATACTGTTCAGGAAAGCAACATTCAAACTGATCCAAACAATATTCAGTTGGAGTCGATGGAATGTAATGATACAATGATACAAATGGAGGAGGACAAGAGCGACAGTGATGTAGACACTGAACAACTTCTCAAGAGTTTCAAATCCACTAAAAGGAAATCATTTCATCTGGAAGCACCAAATATTAAAAGAAATTGTAGCTTAGatgagagagatgcacagaatTCTGAAGATgctgattttaatttgaaaaaacagGCTGTAGAAATTGAAAAGATCCAAGATGCATTTTACAACCATTCCACTTCGCTGTTTAGTGATGTGATACCACCATCTCCCACAGTTGCACAAAACGAAGCACAAGAAGGATTTGACATGTCCGATAAGCCTATTTCGGATAACTGTCCCAATAGTTCTACCAGTGGCGCTCTTACTCCAAATACAGTTTCAAAATTGGAAATGCCAAGTTCTCATCTGTCGGTCATCCCTCAAATAGTCGACTCTGGGCTTCAGTTTACAGCTGGAAATTTGTCTGACAGTGTAGTCTCGAAGAAGCAATCAACAAATAAACCTTTAAAATGCTCTCTTATCTCAGAGAGTCAATGTTCCAAAGCTGAAGAGAACAGCATTTCCTTGTTGGATCCATCAACTGCTAAAAATCCATCTCCCAGCACCATGtcacaatgtttatttaatgcaaatTATTCCTTAAGCCCTGATGGCCTCTTAACACACAACCAGGGCAGCAGCAGCACCCAGTCTTCTGTCCCTAACAACccgaggagaagaagaagccgGAGATTGGAGTCTTCACCTGAGCTTGATAGCAGTGGATCAAAAGAAGAATTGCAGAGTTTAGCCCAAATCCTAAAATCCAATTCAAGTTGTCGGAAAAAGAGTCAGCAGGAAAAAGTACCCtccaaagaaataaataaaggtttaacAGTTGAGGGCGACCAAGGTAACCACCCACCACCATGTCCCAGCCCAGACTATGTGAACTCGAGTCAGGCGTCAGTTGACTTATTTGGCACACCAGAAGAAT GTGATGCTCTGGTGAATAACGCAGTTACCTCAGTAGAGATGTCACAGCTGTCAAGTGAGGTTTTGGTAACACag CAAAAGGTGGAAATGCAGAAGGAGCTGGTAAGGCTGGAGAAGTTGATGGCGCTGGTGTCTGAGGTGCTCCATGAGAAAGAGAATGGTCCAGAAATCGGCACAGAGCAAAATG CCCCAGAGCCTGAAAAACCACAACCATCTAATGAAGATATAGGACAAGACTCTGAAAA TAATGGTCCTCCAAGTTCAGGTCGAAGCACCCGGAAGCGACCATCTGGGGTCAAAGTTGCCACTAAGTCCAGTGTAGCAAAACATGACCCCTCAATAGATACTG CAAACAAAGATCTGGGTGTTGCTGCTGCAAAGTCAGTTGCCACATCCAGTTCAACCAAAAGTCATAAAACACACGAGTCTCCATCTGAAGACAAAGAAAACACTCCGAATGACACAAGGAAACCCAAAATGGTGCTGGTGTCATCTGGACTGGAGCCCAGTGAACAg aTAATGGTGAAAAAGTTTGCAAAGAGAATAGGTTCCTGTGTGGTTTCCCAGGTGACCCCAGATGTTACTCACATCATAATGCACACAG ATGAGCTGCTGGTTTGTGAGCGCACACTAAAATACTTCCTCGGCATCGCTGGACGAAAGTGGGTCGTAAGCTTTCAGT GGATTTCTGAGTGCTTCAAACAAAAGAAGCTGTTGGATGAG agcatttttgaagTCAAGGGTGATGTAGTGAACGGTCACAACCACCAGGGGCCCATGCGAGCACGCACCACAGATGATGACAAT CTGTTGATGAAAGGATACAAGATCTGCTTTCAAGGGCCTTTTACGGACATGACCACAG ATGAAATGGAGTGGATggtggagctgtgtggagccACTGTAGTGAACGATCCATCTGTCCTGGATGGGAAACAG AAATCTCATCAGCTGGTCGTTGTGCAGAGCGGATCAGATGTTTCTGCATCTAAATACAACA GTCTCTCCAGAGTGGCTACAGTGGTGACTCGCGGTTGGCTCTTGGATTCAATATCAACGTACacaatacaaaactgtaaaaactaCACAATTTAA